A single genomic interval of Oryzomonas sagensis harbors:
- a CDS encoding type IV pilus twitching motility protein PilT yields the protein MVNLHQLLKVLVESNGSDLHITTNTSPQIRVDGKLTPLDFPPLNQVETKQLCYSVLTDAQKHKFEEENELDLSFGVKGLSRFRGNIFVQRGAVAGVFRVIPYRVLTFEELGLPAIVSELAAKSRGLILVTGPTGSGKSTTLASIIDYININRHEHIVTIEDPIEYLHPHKGCLVNQREVGADTKGFKNALKYVLRQDPDVVLVGEMRDLETIEAALTLSETGHLCLATLHTNSCVQTINRIVDVFPPYQQTQIRAQLSFVLEGVISQALIPRMNSRGRALSLEIMVPNAAIRNLIREDKVHQIYSQMQVGQEKYGMQTMNQSLLSLYQKRMISLEEALGRSQDPEELKQMINNPSAGLNMQRRPPAH from the coding sequence ATGGTTAATCTGCACCAACTGCTGAAGGTTCTTGTCGAAAGCAATGGTTCCGACCTGCATATCACCACCAACACCTCGCCCCAGATCAGGGTTGACGGCAAGCTGACGCCGCTGGATTTCCCGCCGCTGAACCAGGTTGAGACCAAGCAGCTCTGTTATAGCGTCCTGACCGATGCCCAAAAGCACAAGTTCGAAGAAGAAAACGAATTGGACCTTTCGTTCGGGGTCAAGGGGCTTTCCCGCTTCAGGGGCAATATATTCGTCCAGCGCGGGGCCGTGGCCGGGGTATTCAGGGTTATCCCCTACCGCGTCCTGACGTTCGAAGAGCTTGGGCTGCCCGCCATCGTTTCCGAGTTGGCGGCCAAGTCCCGGGGGCTGATTCTCGTGACCGGCCCGACCGGCAGCGGCAAGTCCACGACCCTGGCTTCCATCATCGATTACATCAATATCAACCGCCACGAGCACATCGTCACCATCGAGGACCCGATCGAGTACCTGCACCCCCATAAAGGGTGTCTCGTCAACCAGCGCGAGGTGGGGGCCGACACCAAGGGGTTCAAAAATGCCCTCAAGTACGTGCTGCGCCAGGATCCCGACGTGGTTCTGGTCGGCGAGATGCGCGATCTGGAAACCATCGAGGCGGCGCTGACCCTCTCGGAAACCGGGCATCTCTGTCTGGCCACTCTGCATACCAACTCCTGCGTCCAGACCATAAACCGTATTGTGGATGTGTTCCCCCCGTATCAGCAGACCCAGATACGGGCGCAGCTTTCCTTTGTACTGGAGGGAGTCATATCCCAGGCGCTGATCCCGAGAATGAACTCGCGGGGACGTGCGTTATCCCTGGAGATCATGGTTCCCAATGCCGCCATTCGCAATCTGATTCGTGAAGACAAGGTCCATCAAATCTATTCACAGATGCAGGTCGGGCAGGAGAAGTACGGCATGCAGACGATGAACCAGTCGCTCCTGTCCCTGTATCAGAAACGAATGATATCCCTGGAAGAGGCCCTTGGGCGCTCTCAGGACCCGGAAGAACTCAAGCAGATGATCAATAACCCCTCTGCCGGCCTGAATATGCAGAGACGGCCGCCTGCTCACTAA
- a CDS encoding fatty acid--CoA ligase — MKCIPIPRTESAHDYQLLIKRLLLHPIVDAPDQEIVYRDQVRHSYRQFRERVQRLAAALTRMGVKPGDTVAVMDWDSHRYLECFFAVPMIGAVLHTINVRFSAEQILFTIDHAEDDVLLVNSEFLPILEQIRGRIDTVRDFILLKGDEPHPHETTLTFTAEYEELLASTPPEFEFPDFDENTRATTFYTTGTTGMPKGVYFSHRQLVLHTLGVQAALCSSVVQGCLHRGDVYMPITPMFHVHAWGLPYVATSLGLKQVYPGRYAPDMLLELIEREKVTFSHCVPTILHMLLKHPHAAKIDLSNWKLIIGGAAMSQALCMAALGHGIDIFTGYGMSETCPILTLAQLTPDMLKLSPEEQAEIRCKTGLALPLVDLKVVGEGRDEMPRDGRSTGEIVVRAPWLTQGYLKDHKTSEKLWEGGYLHTGDVAVRDERGYVKITDRSKDVIKVGGEWISSLELEDIIAHHPAVAEVAVIGLPDEKWGERPLALVVPKPGTVVVEKQIQHHVREYADKGMISKQVVLLRTRMVETIDKTSVGKINKVALRERYVY; from the coding sequence ATGAAATGCATCCCCATTCCCCGCACCGAATCCGCCCATGACTACCAATTACTGATCAAACGACTGCTCCTGCACCCCATAGTGGATGCGCCGGACCAGGAAATCGTCTACCGGGACCAAGTCCGCCATAGTTACCGCCAGTTCCGCGAGCGGGTCCAGCGCCTCGCGGCGGCCCTGACACGGATGGGAGTGAAACCGGGAGATACTGTGGCGGTTATGGATTGGGACAGTCACCGCTATCTGGAGTGCTTTTTTGCCGTGCCGATGATCGGCGCGGTGCTGCACACCATCAACGTGCGTTTTTCCGCGGAACAGATTCTCTTCACCATCGACCATGCCGAGGATGACGTGCTTCTGGTCAACTCCGAGTTTCTGCCAATCCTGGAACAGATCCGCGGCCGCATTGACACGGTGCGCGACTTTATTCTCCTCAAGGGCGACGAACCGCATCCCCACGAGACAACCTTGACATTCACCGCCGAGTACGAGGAACTGCTGGCCTCGACCCCGCCGGAATTCGAATTTCCCGACTTCGACGAAAATACCCGTGCCACCACCTTTTATACCACCGGCACCACCGGCATGCCCAAGGGGGTCTACTTCAGTCACCGCCAACTCGTGTTGCATACCCTGGGGGTCCAGGCGGCGCTCTGCTCCTCGGTTGTCCAGGGATGTCTGCATCGCGGCGACGTTTACATGCCCATCACTCCCATGTTCCATGTTCATGCTTGGGGGTTGCCCTATGTGGCCACGTCACTGGGGCTCAAACAGGTCTACCCCGGTCGTTACGCACCGGATATGCTGCTGGAACTGATCGAACGCGAAAAGGTCACCTTTTCCCATTGCGTGCCGACCATTCTGCACATGCTGCTCAAACATCCCCATGCGGCCAAGATCGACCTGAGCAACTGGAAGCTGATCATCGGCGGCGCTGCCATGTCCCAGGCGTTGTGCATGGCGGCATTGGGACACGGCATAGATATTTTTACCGGCTACGGCATGTCCGAGACCTGTCCCATCCTGACCCTTGCCCAATTGACCCCCGATATGCTGAAGCTAAGCCCGGAAGAGCAGGCCGAGATCCGCTGCAAGACCGGTTTGGCGCTTCCCTTGGTCGATCTGAAAGTGGTGGGGGAAGGGCGGGACGAGATGCCTCGCGACGGCCGCAGCACGGGCGAGATTGTCGTCCGCGCCCCCTGGTTGACCCAGGGATATCTGAAGGATCACAAAACCTCCGAGAAACTCTGGGAGGGAGGCTACCTGCACACCGGTGACGTGGCGGTGCGGGATGAGCGGGGATACGTGAAGATAACCGACCGGAGCAAGGACGTCATCAAGGTCGGTGGAGAGTGGATATCCTCTCTGGAATTGGAGGATATCATCGCCCATCATCCCGCTGTGGCCGAGGTGGCCGTGATCGGCCTGCCCGATGAAAAATGGGGCGAGCGGCCCTTGGCCTTGGTGGTGCCAAAACCGGGCACGGTGGTCGTTGAAAAGCAGATTCAGCACCATGTTCGGGAATACGCCGACAAGGGGATGATCTCCAAGCAGGTCGTCCTTCTCAGGACGCGGATGGTGGAGACTATTGATAAGACGAGTGTGGGGAAGATTAATAAGGTGGCGTTGCGGGAAAGGTATGTTTATTGA
- a CDS encoding two-component system sensor histidine kinase NtrB codes for MGLERKLRLFIYARIVVSFLFLASTVLLNYQDLTSADGHLQSGLIRLMAFSFLFSLCCLLFLRLQRYHAFIAYLQTIWDLLFVTVLLLFTNGILSPYSFLYLLSIMSAGLLLGGRQALYAASLCSILYGSIVDLQYFGLLASIGLSRSDAQQLGASHIFYTIFFNLMGFYLTALITSFLSARARESEEALREKTVNYDELERLSTSIVSNLESGLLTITPAGRIRVFNRYAETITGMTQADAYDTRLADIFPALADIAGNMDSRMDGELEYALPSGEMMTLGYNTVSFCDSQGASAGAIVNFKDLTSMKRMETALKRADRLAALGEVSARMAHEIRNPLAAMSGSVQMLAEHGSVSEDDQRLLKIVLREAGRLNGLITDFLAYARPSSPCKERFELRPLVEDLIMLLSSDSHFSTVSFRNLVAAHILIQADINQLRQVLLNLFRNSAEAMPEGGVVGIESRFQLSGADGFNKTPAAVITVTDSGCGIDSTTAAHLFEPFWTTKAEGSGLGLAVTYRIIEAHGGTITVESPPEGGCCFTITLPV; via the coding sequence ATGGGGCTTGAACGAAAACTCAGGCTTTTCATCTATGCCAGGATCGTGGTGTCATTCCTGTTCCTGGCGTCTACCGTACTCCTGAATTATCAGGACCTTACCTCGGCTGATGGGCACCTTCAAAGCGGTTTGATCCGCTTGATGGCGTTTTCGTTTCTGTTCTCCCTGTGTTGCCTGTTGTTTCTCCGGCTCCAGAGATACCACGCCTTTATCGCCTACCTCCAGACGATCTGGGATCTGCTCTTCGTAACGGTCCTCCTGCTGTTCACCAACGGCATACTCAGCCCCTATTCCTTTCTCTATCTCCTTTCCATCATGAGCGCCGGTCTGTTGCTGGGGGGGCGGCAAGCGCTCTACGCAGCATCCCTCTGCAGCATACTCTACGGTTCCATCGTCGATCTGCAATACTTCGGCCTGCTGGCCTCGATCGGCCTCAGCCGGTCCGATGCCCAGCAACTTGGCGCATCGCACATTTTTTACACGATCTTCTTCAACCTCATGGGCTTTTATCTGACGGCCCTTATCACCAGTTTTCTTTCGGCGCGCGCCAGGGAAAGCGAGGAAGCGCTCCGCGAGAAAACCGTCAACTATGATGAGCTGGAGCGTTTGAGCACGAGCATCGTATCGAATCTGGAAAGCGGTCTGCTTACGATTACCCCGGCCGGCAGGATCAGGGTTTTCAATCGTTATGCCGAAACGATTACCGGCATGACGCAGGCTGATGCCTATGATACCCGGCTTGCGGACATCTTTCCGGCGCTTGCGGATATTGCCGGCAATATGGACTCCCGGATGGACGGGGAGCTCGAATATGCACTGCCAAGCGGCGAGATGATGACCCTCGGCTACAACACCGTGTCGTTCTGCGACAGCCAGGGAGCATCGGCGGGGGCAATCGTCAACTTCAAGGACCTCACCTCCATGAAACGGATGGAAACGGCCCTGAAAAGGGCGGACCGGCTGGCGGCGCTCGGCGAGGTATCCGCCCGCATGGCCCACGAAATCAGAAACCCTTTGGCGGCCATGAGTGGCTCGGTCCAGATGCTGGCCGAGCACGGTTCCGTATCGGAAGACGATCAGCGGCTGTTGAAGATCGTGCTGCGCGAGGCGGGAAGGCTCAACGGTCTGATTACCGATTTTCTTGCCTATGCCCGTCCTTCATCCCCCTGCAAGGAGCGGTTCGAGTTGCGGCCGCTGGTGGAAGACCTGATTATGCTCCTGTCTTCGGACAGTCACTTCAGTACGGTGTCCTTTCGTAATCTCGTTGCCGCGCATATACTGATTCAAGCCGATATCAATCAACTGCGGCAGGTCCTGCTGAATCTGTTCCGTAATTCCGCGGAGGCCATGCCGGAGGGGGGCGTGGTGGGGATCGAATCGCGTTTTCAACTCAGCGGAGCGGATGGTTTCAACAAAACCCCCGCAGCGGTTATTACGGTGACCGACAGCGGTTGCGGTATCGACAGCACTACGGCGGCCCACCTGTTCGAACCCTTCTGGACCACCAAGGCGGAGGGTTCCGGCCTTGGGCTGGCCGTCACCTACCGCATTATCGAAGCCCACGGCGGGACCATCACCGTCGAATCGCCTCCCGAGGGCGGCTGCTGTTTTACCATCACGCTCCCTGTGTAA
- a CDS encoding type II secretion system F family protein, producing the protein MPKFSWEARTKTGGVQKGVIEAANTNIVEAQLKKYGFTNISINEQVKAFSIKLPKFGGGKVETKDLVVFTRQFATMIDSGLPLVQCLEILASQQENKTFKDILYKVKESVESGSTFADALGKHPKAFDQLYVNLVAAGEVGGILDTILNRLAAYIEKAMKLKKQIKGAMVYPITIMSIAVIVVGVILIFVIPTFAKMFADFGGDLPAPTKFVIGLSNFLMKYIIVIIAVIFGIITAIKKYYATAGGQKKIDRMALKAPIAGPLIRKVAVAKFTRTLGTMVSSGVPIMDGLDIVARTAGNKIVEEAIYGVRQAISEGKTMAEPLASCGVFPPMVVQMIAVGEATGAMDAMLGKIADFYDDEVDDAVSAMTAMMEPLLMVFLGTAVGGLVVAMYLPIFKLAGTVGG; encoded by the coding sequence ATGCCAAAATTTTCATGGGAAGCACGCACCAAAACCGGTGGCGTGCAGAAGGGCGTCATTGAGGCTGCAAATACCAACATCGTTGAAGCCCAGTTGAAAAAGTACGGTTTTACCAATATCAGCATCAATGAACAGGTCAAGGCGTTTTCCATCAAACTCCCCAAGTTTGGCGGCGGCAAGGTCGAAACCAAGGATCTGGTCGTCTTCACCCGCCAGTTTGCCACCATGATCGATTCGGGCCTGCCGCTGGTCCAATGCCTTGAGATCCTTGCCAGCCAGCAGGAGAACAAGACCTTCAAGGATATACTCTATAAGGTGAAGGAGAGTGTGGAAAGCGGTTCCACCTTTGCCGACGCCCTCGGCAAGCATCCCAAGGCCTTTGACCAGCTTTATGTCAATCTCGTGGCCGCAGGCGAGGTCGGCGGTATCCTCGACACCATCCTGAACCGCTTGGCGGCCTACATCGAAAAGGCCATGAAGCTGAAGAAACAGATCAAGGGGGCCATGGTCTATCCCATCACCATCATGTCCATCGCGGTTATTGTCGTCGGGGTCATCCTCATTTTCGTCATCCCGACCTTCGCCAAGATGTTTGCCGATTTCGGCGGCGATTTGCCGGCCCCGACCAAGTTTGTCATCGGCCTGAGCAATTTCCTGATGAAGTACATCATTGTCATCATTGCCGTCATCTTCGGCATTATTACCGCCATCAAGAAATACTACGCCACGGCCGGCGGGCAGAAGAAGATCGACCGCATGGCGCTCAAGGCGCCGATAGCCGGGCCGCTGATCAGGAAGGTTGCCGTTGCCAAGTTCACCAGGACCCTGGGCACGATGGTCAGTTCCGGCGTGCCGATTATGGACGGGCTTGATATCGTGGCCAGGACCGCCGGCAACAAGATCGTCGAAGAGGCGATCTACGGCGTGCGCCAAGCCATCTCCGAGGGCAAGACCATGGCCGAGCCGCTGGCCTCCTGCGGCGTTTTTCCCCCCATGGTCGTCCAGATGATCGCCGTTGGCGAGGCGACCGGCGCCATGGACGCCATGCTGGGCAAGATCGCCGATTTCTACGATGACGAGGTGGACGATGCCGTTTCGGCCATGACCGCCATGATGGAGCCGCTGTTGATGGTGTTTCTGGGAACGGCTGTCGGTGGTTTGGTCGTTGCCATGTACCTGCCGATCTTCAAGCTGGCGGGGACCGTCGGCGGCTAA
- a CDS encoding ABC transporter permease, with protein MPIPVSYSFRNLFTRRLTTFLTATGMALVVFVFASILMLSAGLEKTLVETGSDDNVIVTRKAANSEVQSGVERSQAAIVESLPDIATGSDGTLLAAKELVVLISLPKRGSDKPANVVIRGIDPASLKLRPQVRLVEGRMPRPGSTEIMAGGSIAQRFKGGGIGESLRFGMRDWTVVGIFDAGATGFNSEIWGDAIQLMQAFRRPVYSSVTFRLRDSGDFSAVKAKLDADPRLTLDVRRETRYYRDQSEAMAKFLRILGMSLTVIFSLGAIIGAMITMYAAVANRVGEIGTLRALGFQRSSIMLAFLMESLLLGLIGGVAGLFMASFMQFITISTMNWQTFSELAFSFTLTVEIIYKSLLFSLLMGFVGGVIPAVRASRLNIVDALREG; from the coding sequence ATGCCCATCCCGGTTTCCTACAGCTTTCGCAATCTTTTCACCCGCCGCCTGACAACCTTTCTGACGGCAACGGGAATGGCGCTGGTGGTGTTCGTTTTCGCTTCGATCCTGATGTTGTCGGCGGGATTGGAGAAAACGCTGGTTGAAACCGGTTCCGACGATAATGTCATTGTCACCCGCAAGGCGGCCAACTCGGAGGTGCAAAGCGGTGTGGAGCGCTCCCAGGCCGCCATTGTGGAGAGCCTGCCGGATATCGCTACCGGAAGCGACGGCACCCTCCTGGCGGCCAAGGAACTGGTCGTCCTGATAAGCCTTCCCAAGCGGGGCAGCGACAAGCCGGCCAATGTGGTCATCAGGGGGATTGATCCGGCGTCCCTCAAGCTCCGTCCCCAGGTGCGACTGGTAGAGGGGCGCATGCCACGTCCCGGTTCAACGGAAATCATGGCGGGCGGCAGTATCGCGCAGCGCTTCAAAGGCGGCGGGATCGGCGAATCGCTGCGCTTCGGCATGCGCGACTGGACGGTAGTCGGTATCTTTGATGCCGGCGCTACCGGTTTCAATTCCGAGATATGGGGTGATGCCATCCAGTTGATGCAGGCTTTCCGACGGCCGGTGTACTCCTCGGTCACCTTCCGGCTGCGCGACAGCGGCGACTTTTCTGCGGTCAAGGCCAAGCTGGATGCCGACCCGCGACTGACGTTGGATGTGCGCCGCGAAACCCGCTACTATCGAGATCAATCCGAGGCCATGGCCAAGTTTTTACGCATACTCGGCATGTCGTTGACGGTGATCTTCTCCCTGGGCGCCATCATCGGTGCCATGATCACCATGTATGCCGCCGTCGCCAACCGGGTCGGAGAGATCGGCACCCTGCGGGCCCTCGGTTTCCAGCGCAGCAGCATCATGCTGGCCTTTTTGATGGAGTCCCTGCTGCTCGGCCTGATCGGCGGTGTCGCCGGACTTTTCATGGCGTCATTCATGCAATTTATCACCATCTCGACCATGAACTGGCAGACCTTTTCCGAGCTTGCCTTTTCATTTACCCTTACTGTCGAAATTATTTACAAATCACTCTTGTTTTCACTGCTCATGGGGTTTGTGGGTGGCGTAATCCCGGCCGTGCGGGCCAGTCGTCTGAATATCGTCGATGCCCTGCGGGAAGGTTGA
- a CDS encoding DUF1003 domain-containing protein has translation MSSLRFPEPFKHEHEPVQNVNEILEAQLTFGQKASDWFALNLGSWWFITIQSIILGVWIVVNVTAWARHWDPYPFILMNLVLSMQAAYAAPIIMMSQNRQAARDRLEAHNDYLINQKAEKEIRAILDHLAAQDQALLEIHQMIAELRGDR, from the coding sequence ATGAGCTCACTGCGATTCCCTGAACCGTTCAAGCATGAACACGAACCGGTCCAAAACGTCAACGAAATACTCGAAGCTCAATTGACGTTCGGCCAGAAGGCGTCGGATTGGTTCGCCCTGAATCTCGGCTCCTGGTGGTTCATTACCATCCAGTCCATCATCCTGGGCGTCTGGATCGTGGTCAACGTGACCGCTTGGGCTCGGCACTGGGATCCCTATCCCTTTATCCTGATGAACCTGGTGTTGTCCATGCAAGCGGCCTATGCCGCCCCCATCATCATGATGAGCCAGAACCGGCAGGCGGCCAGGGACCGGTTGGAGGCCCACAACGACTACCTGATCAACCAAAAGGCTGAAAAGGAAATCCGTGCCATTCTGGATCATTTGGCAGCCCAGGACCAGGCCCTTCTGGAGATTCACCAGATGATCGCAGAGTTGCGAGGCGACAGATGA
- a CDS encoding cation-translocating P-type ATPase, with translation MEWHLRDIATVLAEQKVDAACGLSSGEAACRLSRFGSNELRERGGTSPWLILWEQFTSTMALILTGAAFLSAFVGSFKDSLTILAIVCLFALLGFVQEYRAERAMRALKRLAVPVVRVRRNGMPVEIPAVDLVAGDIVLLEAGNLVPADCRVIEVYSLRVQEAVLTGEAEEVEKCVEALGTMDDPIPTGERVNMVFMGTTVAYGRGAAVVVATGMNTELGRIAGMLQDVAQEWTPLQKRLDRLGKILALAAVAVSLLFLAIGLLRGEDLRLMLMTAVSLAVAAIPEGLPAVVTITLAIGSQRMLKRHALIRKLPAVETLGSVTVICSDKTGTLTQNRMTVTEVVTSAEVLQQAAPQLDGAESEAEAARRGILACVALCNEAVLAEGEGQGVGDPTEIALLAAAAQEGLLRHELEARLPRVAETPFDSTVKRMVTFHTVGDAAVAASLGLPAPLNTGECLVVGKGALGAVLELCDRVGDQPLAAAERQAAMTAVDRLAGQGRRVLAVACGIGGRDTHAVHGLSLIGLVAMMDPLRPEARDAVELCRQAGIRPVMITGDHPLTARSIADGLGMGEGGRVMTGAELEHIGTAGLVAAGGEVSVYARVSPEHKLMIVDALQRQGQVVAMTGDGVNDAPALKKADIGVSMGITGTDVAREAADMVLLDDNFATIVSAVREGRTIYDNIRKFIEFSVAGNLGKILAVLTLPFLGLPSPLTPLQLLWLNLLTDGLLGLGMGVERSEPDVMARPPLSPTSQIFDRRMVRHTLLTGGIIGTSTILLTYHHWRFHPENWQTVLFTSLAFAQIGQAMALRSFRHSFFRMGLFGNPLLLSMVGLVILLQGMVVYLPAMQAFFKTTTLAAEALAWVFVPGIVLFAVLEVEKVVVRRVA, from the coding sequence ATGGAGTGGCACCTGCGGGACATCGCAACCGTTCTGGCGGAACAGAAGGTCGATGCCGCCTGCGGCCTCTCATCCGGCGAAGCCGCCTGCCGCTTGTCCCGTTTCGGCAGTAACGAATTGCGGGAGCGGGGCGGCACGTCGCCCTGGCTGATTCTGTGGGAGCAGTTCACCTCGACCATGGCGCTGATCCTGACCGGGGCAGCGTTCCTTTCTGCTTTTGTCGGTTCTTTCAAAGACAGCCTGACTATCCTTGCCATCGTCTGCCTCTTTGCCCTCCTGGGATTTGTACAGGAATACCGTGCGGAGCGGGCCATGCGGGCGCTCAAACGGCTGGCCGTGCCTGTGGTGCGGGTGCGGCGCAACGGGATGCCGGTTGAAATTCCGGCAGTCGATCTGGTGGCGGGCGATATCGTCCTCTTGGAGGCAGGCAACCTGGTGCCGGCCGATTGCAGGGTGATTGAGGTCTACAGCCTCCGGGTGCAGGAGGCGGTCCTGACCGGGGAGGCCGAAGAGGTCGAAAAGTGTGTCGAGGCCTTGGGAACAATGGATGATCCCATTCCGACCGGCGAGCGCGTGAACATGGTCTTCATGGGCACCACGGTTGCCTATGGCCGTGGGGCGGCCGTTGTGGTGGCAACCGGCATGAACACGGAGTTGGGGCGTATCGCCGGCATGTTGCAGGATGTGGCCCAGGAATGGACGCCGTTGCAGAAGCGCCTCGACCGCTTGGGAAAAATTCTGGCCCTTGCCGCGGTGGCGGTTTCGCTGTTGTTTCTGGCCATCGGCCTGCTGCGTGGCGAGGACCTGCGCCTGATGCTGATGACCGCCGTCAGCCTGGCGGTGGCCGCTATCCCGGAGGGATTGCCGGCGGTAGTCACCATTACCCTGGCCATCGGCTCGCAACGCATGCTGAAACGTCACGCCCTGATCCGCAAGCTGCCGGCTGTTGAAACCCTCGGCTCGGTGACCGTGATCTGTTCCGACAAGACCGGCACCCTGACCCAGAACCGCATGACGGTCACCGAGGTCGTCACCAGCGCAGAAGTCCTGCAACAGGCCGCTCCGCAGCTCGACGGCGCGGAATCGGAAGCTGAAGCCGCCCGCCGTGGAATACTGGCCTGTGTTGCGCTCTGCAACGAGGCCGTGCTGGCGGAAGGAGAGGGGCAGGGGGTAGGGGACCCGACCGAGATCGCGCTTCTTGCGGCCGCGGCACAAGAGGGACTGTTGCGCCATGAGCTGGAGGCCCGCCTGCCGCGCGTTGCCGAGACTCCCTTTGATTCCACGGTCAAACGCATGGTCACCTTCCACACGGTTGGAGATGCTGCTGTTGCGGCATCGCTTGGACTTCCCGCCCCTCTGAACACCGGTGAATGTCTTGTGGTCGGCAAGGGGGCGCTGGGGGCGGTGCTGGAACTGTGCGACCGGGTCGGCGACCAGCCGCTTGCGGCAGCGGAGCGTCAGGCGGCCATGACGGCCGTCGACCGCCTGGCGGGCCAGGGAAGGCGGGTGCTGGCCGTTGCCTGCGGCATCGGCGGCCGGGACACACACGCTGTTCACGGTCTTTCCCTGATCGGTTTGGTCGCTATGATGGACCCCTTGCGCCCCGAGGCGCGGGATGCGGTTGAACTCTGCCGCCAGGCGGGCATCCGGCCAGTCATGATAACCGGCGACCACCCGTTGACCGCCAGGTCCATTGCCGACGGGCTGGGTATGGGGGAGGGGGGGCGGGTCATGACCGGTGCCGAGCTTGAGCATATCGGCACGGCCGGCCTGGTTGCGGCGGGCGGGGAGGTGTCGGTCTATGCCCGGGTCTCGCCGGAGCACAAGCTGATGATCGTCGATGCCCTGCAACGCCAGGGGCAGGTGGTGGCCATGACCGGGGACGGCGTCAACGATGCCCCGGCCCTGAAAAAGGCCGATATCGGCGTCTCCATGGGGATAACCGGCACCGACGTGGCCCGCGAGGCGGCCGATATGGTGCTCCTGGACGACAACTTTGCCACCATTGTCTCTGCGGTGCGTGAGGGGCGCACCATCTACGACAATATCCGCAAGTTCATCGAATTCTCCGTGGCCGGCAACCTGGGCAAGATTCTGGCGGTGCTGACCCTGCCATTTCTGGGATTGCCCAGCCCCCTTACCCCGCTGCAACTGCTCTGGCTCAACCTGCTCACCGACGGCCTGCTCGGCCTGGGGATGGGAGTGGAACGCTCCGAGCCGGACGTCATGGCCCGTCCCCCGCTTTCTCCAACCTCCCAGATCTTCGATCGCCGCATGGTGCGCCATACCCTGTTGACCGGGGGGATTATCGGCACTTCGACCATTCTGCTGACCTATCACCATTGGCGGTTCCACCCCGAGAACTGGCAGACCGTATTGTTCACCTCCCTGGCCTTTGCCCAGATCGGCCAAGCCATGGCCCTGCGCTCATTTCGGCACTCCTTTTTCCGCATGGGGCTCTTCGGCAACCCCCTGCTCCTCTCCATGGTCGGATTAGTGATCCTGCTGCAGGGGATGGTCGTTTATCTGCCGGCCATGCAGGCCTTCTTCAAAACCACCACCCTGGCTGCCGAGGCGCTGGCCTGGGTCTTTGTCCCGGGAATAGTGCTGTTCGCCGTCCTGGAGGTCGAAAAGGTCGTCGTGCGGCGGGTGGCGTAA